Proteins from a single region of Shinella zoogloeoides:
- the phaR gene encoding polyhydroxyalkanoate synthesis repressor PhaR, translated as MARNDGQIVIKKYANRRLYNTGTSTYVTLDDLAVMVKKGEDFTVQDAKSGEDITHSVLTQIIFEQESKTGNTLLPISFLRQLISYYGDQMQMVVPSYLEHSMQAFTEQQSQMREQINKTFGDTPLGKNLQVPMQLVEETVRRNTEMFQQAMKMFSPFANAAPAKETRKAEPKDLDELKEQLRALQTKLDNLS; from the coding sequence ATGGCCAGGAACGACGGTCAGATCGTCATCAAGAAATATGCCAACCGGCGGCTCTACAATACCGGCACCAGCACCTATGTGACGCTCGACGATCTCGCGGTCATGGTGAAGAAGGGCGAGGATTTCACCGTGCAGGACGCCAAGTCCGGCGAGGACATCACCCATTCCGTGCTGACGCAGATCATCTTCGAGCAGGAATCCAAGACGGGCAACACCTTGCTGCCGATCTCGTTCCTGCGCCAGTTGATCTCCTATTACGGCGACCAGATGCAGATGGTCGTGCCGAGCTATCTCGAGCACTCCATGCAGGCCTTCACCGAGCAGCAGTCGCAGATGCGCGAGCAGATCAACAAGACCTTCGGCGACACCCCGCTCGGCAAGAACCTGCAGGTGCCGATGCAGCTCGTCGAGGAGACAGTGCGGCGCAATACGGAAATGTTCCAGCAGGCGATGAAGATGTTCTCGCCCTTCGCCAATGCGGCCCCGGCAAAGGAAACCCGCAAGGCCGAGCCCAAGGATCTCGACGAACTGAAGGAGCAGCTTCGCGCACTCCAGACCAAGCTCGACAATCTGAGCTGA
- a CDS encoding ABC transporter substrate-binding protein, with protein MRHILLAAAATLALTLPAKAEDVTVAVTAIVEHPALDAARDGVKEALEAAGYKEGENLKFIYESAQGNPATAAQIARQFVGEGPTVIVPISTPSAQAVVSATKDIPVVFTAVSDPLGAQLVKDMDKPGGNVTGLSDLSPVAEHLALIKEILPNVKTVGYLYNSGEANSVSLLAVLKAEAEKAGLTVVESAATKSAEVQGAARALVGRADAIYIPTDNTIISALEGAVAVAEEAKLPLFTADTDSVSRGSIAALGFNYKDVGKQTGEVVVRILKGENPGDIAVKVAAGTDLVINKGAAAKMGVTLPEAVVGRATRVIE; from the coding sequence ATGCGCCATATCCTGCTCGCCGCGGCCGCAACGCTCGCGCTCACGCTGCCTGCGAAGGCCGAAGACGTCACGGTTGCCGTGACGGCCATCGTCGAACACCCCGCCCTCGATGCCGCCCGCGACGGCGTGAAGGAAGCGCTGGAAGCCGCCGGCTACAAGGAAGGCGAGAACCTGAAGTTCATCTACGAGTCGGCGCAGGGCAACCCCGCGACCGCGGCGCAGATCGCCCGCCAGTTCGTCGGCGAAGGCCCGACCGTCATCGTGCCGATCTCCACGCCCTCGGCCCAGGCCGTCGTTTCCGCGACGAAGGACATTCCGGTCGTCTTCACCGCCGTTTCCGATCCGCTCGGCGCGCAGCTCGTCAAGGACATGGACAAGCCGGGCGGCAACGTCACCGGCCTTTCCGACCTGTCGCCGGTTGCCGAGCATCTGGCGCTGATCAAGGAAATCCTGCCCAACGTGAAGACCGTCGGCTACCTCTACAATTCGGGTGAGGCGAACTCCGTTTCGCTGCTCGCCGTGCTGAAGGCCGAAGCCGAGAAGGCCGGCCTCACGGTCGTCGAATCCGCCGCCACCAAGTCGGCTGAAGTGCAGGGCGCAGCCCGTGCGCTCGTCGGCCGCGCCGATGCGATCTACATCCCGACGGACAACACGATCATCTCCGCCCTCGAAGGCGCCGTCGCCGTTGCCGAGGAAGCCAAGCTGCCGCTCTTCACCGCCGACACGGATTCCGTCTCGCGCGGCTCCATCGCGGCGCTCGGCTTCAACTACAAGGATGTCGGCAAGCAGACGGGCGAAGTGGTCGTGCGCATCCTCAAGGGCGAGAACCCGGGCGACATCGCCGTGAAGGTTGCTGCCGGCACCGACCTCGTCATCAACAAGGGCGCCGCCGCCAAGATGGGCGTCACCCTTCCGGAAGCCGTCGTCGGCCGCGCGACCCGCGTGATCGAATAA
- a CDS encoding SDR family NAD(P)-dependent oxidoreductase — MTDLKDIIKASNVAVITGGASGIGLAAARRFAGAGMCVAIADRNADRLGEARAELEAIAGEANVMAVETDVAHRHELEALERAVLQRFGRVHVLMNNAGIQPDTSIFSAEANWDHILAVNLMGVIHGTQVFGPNMLAHGEPGLIINTGSKQGITTPPGNPAYNVSKAGVKVFTEALQHELRNTEGAKLTAHLLIPGFVFTALTRGERTEKPDAAWTSTQTVDFMMESLQRGDFYILCPDNDVPRALDERRMAWAMGDIIENRPPLSRWHKDYADRFKAFVEKP; from the coding sequence ATGACCGACCTCAAGGATATCATCAAGGCTTCCAACGTCGCCGTCATCACCGGCGGTGCCTCCGGCATCGGCCTTGCCGCCGCAAGGCGCTTCGCCGGGGCCGGCATGTGCGTCGCCATCGCCGACCGCAACGCCGACCGGCTCGGCGAGGCGCGCGCCGAGCTGGAAGCCATCGCCGGCGAGGCCAACGTCATGGCCGTGGAAACGGACGTCGCCCACCGGCACGAGCTGGAAGCGCTGGAGCGCGCGGTGCTGCAACGCTTCGGCCGCGTCCATGTGCTGATGAACAATGCCGGCATCCAGCCGGACACTTCCATCTTCAGCGCCGAGGCCAACTGGGACCATATCCTCGCCGTCAACCTGATGGGCGTGATCCACGGCACGCAGGTCTTCGGCCCGAACATGCTGGCCCATGGCGAGCCGGGCCTCATCATCAATACCGGCTCCAAGCAGGGCATCACCACCCCGCCGGGCAACCCTGCCTACAACGTCTCGAAAGCGGGCGTGAAGGTCTTCACCGAGGCCTTGCAGCACGAGCTGCGCAACACCGAGGGCGCGAAGCTTACCGCCCATCTGCTGATCCCCGGCTTCGTCTTCACCGCCCTGACGAGGGGAGAGCGCACCGAAAAACCCGACGCCGCCTGGACATCGACGCAGACGGTCGATTTCATGATGGAGAGCCTGCAGCGCGGCGATTTCTACATTCTCTGCCCGGACAACGACGTGCCCCGCGCCCTCGACGAGCGCCGCATGGCCTGGGCGATGGGCGACATCATCGAGAACCGCCCGCCGCTCTCGCGCTGGCACAAGGACTATGCCGACAGGTTCAAGGCCTTCGTCGAGAAACCGTAA
- a CDS encoding LysE family translocator yields MDVLPTLPTLLAFTAASLLLAMTPGPDMTLSISRALSQGRGPALYVVIGTSLGIVVHTLLVAFGISALITASPTAFLILKTGGAAYLLWLAVQAIRYGSNFTVKAAAGPRGTALANISTGFGVNLLNPKVIIFFMTFLPQFISASDPNVTGKLIFLGLFFIVVGIPVNVIVILAADRLAGWLQQNPKVLRGIDYTFAGVFSVFAMRILFTQAK; encoded by the coding sequence ATGGACGTCCTGCCCACGCTCCCGACGCTTCTCGCCTTCACGGCCGCAAGCCTGCTGCTTGCCATGACGCCGGGGCCGGACATGACGCTCTCCATCAGCCGGGCGCTCTCGCAGGGCCGCGGCCCGGCGCTCTATGTGGTGATCGGCACCAGCCTCGGCATCGTGGTGCATACGCTGCTGGTCGCCTTCGGCATTTCGGCGCTGATCACCGCCTCGCCCACCGCCTTCCTGATCCTGAAGACCGGCGGCGCGGCCTACCTGCTCTGGCTTGCCGTGCAGGCGATCCGCTACGGCTCCAACTTCACGGTGAAGGCGGCGGCCGGCCCGCGCGGCACGGCGCTCGCCAATATCTCCACCGGCTTCGGCGTGAACCTGCTGAACCCCAAGGTCATCATCTTCTTCATGACCTTCCTGCCGCAGTTCATCTCGGCCAGCGACCCGAACGTCACCGGCAAGCTGATCTTCCTCGGCCTGTTCTTCATCGTCGTCGGCATCCCGGTGAACGTGATCGTCATCCTCGCCGCCGACAGGCTGGCAGGCTGGCTCCAGCAGAACCCGAAGGTCCTGCGCGGCATCGACTACACATTCGCGGGCGTCTTCTCGGTCTTCGCGATGCGGATTCTCTTCACGCAGGCGAAATAG
- the rlmN gene encoding 23S rRNA (adenine(2503)-C(2))-methyltransferase RlmN: protein MDFLNTAEPLKAPLVRNIPAAEKPSLIGLSREDMGRALVEKGVAERQVKMRVSQLWHWLYVRGVSDFDDMTNVSKDMREMLKTHFTIARPEIVDEQISNDGTRKWLLRFPARGAGRPVEIETVYIPEEGRGTLCISSQVGCTLTCSFCHTGTQKLVRNLTAEEILSQLLLARDRLGDFPDRDTPAGAIVPAEGRKVSNIVMMGMGEPLYNFESVKTALLIATDGDGLSLSKRRVTLSTSGIVPEIYRTGSEIGVMLAISLHAVRDDLRDMLVPINKKYPLKDLLEACRAYPSLSNARRITFEYVMLKDVNDTLEDAKLLVQLLKGIPAKINLIPFNPWPGTNYQCSDWEQIERFADFINQAGYASPIRTPRGRDILAACGQLKSESERMRKVDRMAFEAMMIVGHGEDD from the coding sequence ATGGACTTTCTCAATACGGCCGAGCCGCTCAAGGCGCCGCTCGTCCGCAACATCCCGGCCGCCGAAAAGCCGTCGCTGATCGGCCTTTCGCGCGAGGACATGGGCCGCGCGCTGGTCGAGAAGGGTGTCGCCGAGCGGCAGGTGAAGATGCGCGTCAGCCAGCTCTGGCACTGGCTCTATGTGCGCGGCGTCTCCGATTTCGACGACATGACGAATGTCTCCAAGGACATGCGCGAAATGCTGAAGACGCATTTCACCATCGCCCGCCCCGAGATCGTCGACGAGCAGATTTCCAATGACGGCACGCGCAAGTGGCTGCTGCGCTTTCCCGCGCGCGGCGCTGGCCGCCCGGTCGAGATCGAGACCGTCTACATTCCCGAAGAAGGGCGCGGCACGCTCTGCATTTCCAGCCAGGTCGGCTGCACGCTGACCTGTTCTTTTTGCCATACCGGCACGCAGAAGCTGGTGCGCAACCTGACGGCCGAGGAAATCCTCTCGCAGCTCCTGCTCGCCCGCGACCGTCTCGGCGACTTCCCGGACCGCGATACGCCGGCCGGCGCCATCGTGCCGGCGGAGGGCCGCAAGGTCTCCAACATCGTTATGATGGGCATGGGCGAGCCGCTCTACAATTTCGAGAGCGTGAAGACGGCTCTGCTGATCGCCACCGATGGCGATGGCCTGTCGCTTTCCAAGCGCCGTGTCACGCTGTCGACTTCCGGCATCGTGCCGGAAATCTATCGTACCGGCTCGGAAATCGGCGTCATGCTGGCGATCTCGCTGCATGCCGTGCGCGACGACCTGCGCGACATGCTGGTGCCGATCAACAAGAAATATCCGCTGAAGGACCTGCTCGAGGCCTGCCGCGCCTATCCGAGCCTGTCGAACGCCCGCCGTATCACCTTCGAATATGTGATGCTGAAGGACGTCAACGACACGCTGGAGGACGCCAAGCTGCTCGTCCAGCTCCTCAAGGGCATTCCGGCGAAGATCAATCTCATTCCCTTCAACCCCTGGCCGGGCACGAACTACCAGTGTTCGGACTGGGAGCAGATCGAGCGCTTCGCCGATTTCATCAATCAGGCCGGTTACGCCTCGCCGATCCGCACGCCGCGCGGCCGCGACATCCTCGCCGCCTGCGGTCAGCTCAAGTCGGAATCCGAGCGCATGCGCAAGGTCGACCGCATGGCCTTCGAGGCGATGATGATCGTCGGGCACGGCGAAGACGACTGA
- a CDS encoding YkvA family protein, which produces MDDVKIGEILLPGDKDEQERQESRVRRRFWPALKRAMRQVPFARDLVASYYCALDPHTPARARGILLAALAYFVLPLDGIPDFFALVGFSDDVAVLTAAFAAIRGHVRDDHYAAADRALADEPDMQPFG; this is translated from the coding sequence ATGGACGATGTGAAGATCGGCGAGATTCTGCTGCCCGGCGACAAGGACGAGCAGGAGCGTCAGGAAAGCCGCGTGAGGCGGCGGTTCTGGCCGGCTCTCAAGCGCGCGATGCGGCAGGTTCCCTTCGCCCGCGATCTCGTCGCGTCCTACTATTGCGCGCTCGATCCCCACACGCCGGCCCGGGCGCGCGGCATCCTGCTGGCGGCGCTCGCCTATTTTGTGCTGCCGCTCGACGGCATACCGGATTTCTTCGCGCTCGTCGGCTTTTCCGACGACGTTGCCGTGCTGACGGCCGCCTTCGCGGCGATCCGCGGCCATGTTCGCGACGACCATTACGCGGCCGCCGACCGGGCGCTTGCGGACGAGCCGGACATGCAACCCTTCGGTTGA
- a CDS encoding 4a-hydroxytetrahydrobiopterin dehydratase → MKQEKLDEAAIAEALASLEGWIRSADGIAIEKRYTFKSFREAFGFMTEGALAAEKFNHHPEWFNVYNRVDVRLTNHDAGGLTELDFKLAAAMEKAAAFRTKS, encoded by the coding sequence ATGAAACAGGAAAAGCTGGATGAGGCGGCGATTGCCGAGGCGCTGGCATCCCTCGAAGGATGGATTCGCTCGGCTGACGGCATCGCCATCGAGAAGCGCTACACGTTCAAGAGCTTCCGCGAGGCGTTCGGCTTCATGACCGAGGGCGCGCTGGCGGCGGAGAAATTCAACCACCATCCCGAATGGTTCAACGTCTACAATCGCGTCGACGTGCGGCTGACCAACCACGATGCGGGCGGGCTGACCGAGCTGGACTTCAAGCTGGCGGCGGCGATGGAGAAGGCGGCGGCCTTTCGCACGAAGAGTTGA
- a CDS encoding invasion associated locus B family protein: MFVRKLATALALVLATAGVASAQTPTRIQQFNAWGAYSYQANGGKVCYVLSVPKEKTPPGVDHGDVFFLVSQRPGQNISYEPQAMMGYPLQENSKVNVVIDGRTFVMFTKGNSAWVENAAEEPALVAAMKNGKDMQVQAKSRRGTGTAYSYSLSGISAALKQIEGCR, translated from the coding sequence ATGTTCGTAAGAAAGCTCGCAACCGCACTCGCCCTCGTCCTTGCGACCGCAGGCGTTGCCTCGGCGCAAACGCCGACGCGCATTCAGCAGTTCAATGCCTGGGGCGCCTATTCCTATCAGGCGAATGGCGGCAAGGTCTGCTACGTGCTGTCCGTGCCGAAGGAAAAGACGCCGCCCGGCGTCGACCACGGCGATGTCTTCTTCCTCGTCTCGCAGCGCCCGGGCCAGAACATCAGCTACGAGCCGCAGGCGATGATGGGCTATCCGCTGCAGGAGAATTCCAAGGTCAACGTCGTCATCGACGGCCGCACCTTCGTGATGTTCACCAAGGGCAACTCCGCCTGGGTCGAGAACGCCGCCGAAGAGCCGGCCCTCGTCGCCGCCATGAAGAACGGCAAGGACATGCAGGTTCAGGCGAAGTCCCGCCGCGGCACCGGCACGGCCTATTCCTATTCGCTCTCCGGCATCTCGGCGGCGCTGAAGCAGATCGAGGGTTGCCGCTAA
- a CDS encoding argininosuccinate synthase, whose protein sequence is MASHKDVKKVVLAYSGGLDTSIILKWLQTELGAEVVTFTADLGQGEELEPARKKAEMLGIKEIFIEDVREEFVRDFVFPMFRANAVYEGVYLLGTSIARPLISKHLIEIAAKTGADAIAHGATGKGNDQVRFELSAYALNPDIKIIAPWRDWSFKSRTHLLEFAEQHQIPVAKDKKGEAPFSVDANLLHSSSEGKVLEDPAVEAPEYVHMRTISPESAPDKATVIKVGFERGDAVSINGVRMSPATLLAALNNYGRDNGIGRLDLVENRFVGMKSRGVYETPGGTILLAAHRAIESITLDRGAAHLKDELMPRYAELIYYGFWFSPEREMLQALIDRSQEHVEGEVTLKLYKGNVMVTGRESPKSLYSDKLVTFEDDQGAYDQKDAAGFIKLNALRLRTLAARNKRG, encoded by the coding sequence ATGGCATCACATAAAGACGTGAAGAAAGTCGTGCTCGCCTATTCCGGCGGCCTCGATACCTCGATCATCCTGAAGTGGCTTCAGACGGAACTCGGCGCGGAAGTCGTGACCTTCACGGCTGACCTCGGCCAGGGCGAAGAACTGGAGCCGGCGCGCAAGAAGGCCGAGATGCTCGGCATCAAGGAAATCTTCATCGAGGACGTGCGCGAGGAATTCGTGCGCGATTTCGTCTTCCCGATGTTCCGCGCCAATGCGGTCTATGAAGGCGTCTACCTGCTCGGCACCTCCATCGCTCGCCCGCTGATCTCCAAGCATCTCATCGAGATCGCCGCCAAGACCGGCGCCGACGCCATCGCGCATGGCGCGACCGGCAAGGGCAACGACCAGGTCCGCTTCGAGCTTTCGGCCTATGCGCTGAACCCCGATATCAAGATCATCGCCCCGTGGCGCGACTGGTCGTTCAAGAGCCGCACGCACCTGCTCGAATTCGCCGAGCAGCACCAGATTCCGGTCGCCAAGGACAAGAAGGGCGAAGCGCCGTTCTCGGTCGACGCCAACCTTCTGCACTCTTCCTCCGAGGGCAAGGTGCTGGAAGACCCGGCCGTCGAAGCCCCCGAATACGTGCATATGCGTACCATCTCGCCGGAAAGCGCGCCGGACAAGGCGACCGTCATCAAGGTCGGCTTCGAGCGCGGCGACGCCGTCTCGATAAACGGCGTGCGCATGTCGCCGGCGACCCTGCTTGCGGCGCTCAACAATTACGGCCGAGACAACGGCATCGGCCGTCTCGACCTCGTGGAAAACCGCTTCGTCGGCATGAAGTCGCGCGGCGTCTACGAGACGCCCGGCGGCACGATCCTGCTTGCCGCGCACCGCGCCATCGAGAGCATCACGCTCGACCGCGGCGCGGCCCATCTGAAGGACGAGCTGATGCCGCGCTATGCGGAGCTGATCTATTACGGCTTCTGGTTCTCGCCGGAGCGCGAGATGCTGCAGGCGCTGATCGACCGCAGCCAGGAGCATGTCGAGGGTGAAGTGACGCTGAAGCTCTACAAGGGCAATGTCATGGTGACCGGCCGCGAATCGCCGAAGTCGCTCTATTCCGACAAGCTGGTCACCTTCGAGGACGACCAGGGCGCCTACGACCAGAAGGACGCCGCCGGCTTCATCAAGCTGAACGCGCTGCGCCTGCGCACGCTCGCCGCCCGCAACAAGCGCGGCTGA
- the phbB gene encoding beta-ketoacyl-ACP reductase, with protein MSRVALVTGGSRGIGAAISIALKAAGYKVAASYAGNDDAANAFKAETGIAVYKWDVSSYEACVEGIAKVEADLGPIDVLVNNAGITKDAMFHKMTPDQWNAVINTNLTGLFNMTHPVWSGMRDRSFGRIVNISSINGQKGQMGQANYSAAKAGDLGFTKALAQEGAAKGITVNAICPGYIGTEMVRAIPEKVLNERIIPQIPVGRLGEPDEIARIVVFLASDEAGFITGSTISANGGQFFV; from the coding sequence ATGAGCAGGGTAGCATTGGTAACGGGGGGATCGCGGGGCATCGGCGCAGCCATTTCGATTGCGCTGAAGGCGGCGGGATACAAGGTGGCTGCCAGCTATGCCGGCAATGACGATGCGGCCAACGCCTTCAAGGCGGAAACGGGCATCGCCGTCTACAAGTGGGACGTGTCGAGCTACGAGGCCTGCGTCGAGGGGATCGCCAAGGTGGAGGCCGATCTCGGCCCGATTGACGTTCTCGTCAACAATGCGGGCATCACCAAGGACGCGATGTTCCACAAGATGACGCCCGACCAGTGGAATGCGGTCATCAACACCAACCTCACGGGTCTCTTCAACATGACCCATCCGGTCTGGTCCGGCATGCGCGACCGCAGCTTCGGCCGCATCGTCAACATCTCCTCGATCAACGGCCAGAAGGGCCAGATGGGTCAGGCGAACTATTCCGCCGCCAAGGCCGGCGACCTCGGCTTCACCAAGGCGCTGGCGCAGGAAGGCGCGGCCAAGGGCATCACGGTCAACGCCATCTGCCCCGGCTATATCGGTACGGAAATGGTGCGCGCCATTCCGGAAAAGGTGCTGAACGAGCGGATCATCCCGCAGATCCCGGTCGGCCGCCTCGGCGAGCCGGACGAGATCGCCCGCATCGTCGTCTTCCTCGCCTCGGACGAGGCCGGCTTCATCACCGGCTCGACCATCTCGGCGAACGGCGGCCAGTTCTTCGTCTGA
- the rpmF gene encoding 50S ribosomal protein L32 produces MAVPKRKTTPSKRGMRRSADALKGSTYVEDKNSGELRRPHHIDLKTGMYRGRQVLTPKESA; encoded by the coding sequence ATGGCTGTACCGAAAAGAAAAACGACCCCGTCCAAGCGCGGTATGCGCCGTTCCGCAGACGCTCTGAAGGGTTCGACCTACGTTGAAGACAAGAACTCGGGCGAACTGCGTCGTCCGCACCACATCGACCTGAAGACCGGTATGTACCGCGGTCGCCAGGTTCTGACGCCGAAGGAAAGCGCATAA
- a CDS encoding ABC transporter ATP-binding protein: protein MISVSDIKVVFGKGTPLQKQALNGVSLTIAEGEFVTVIGSNGAGKSTLLGVLAGDVIASEGQVKIGTADVTRQGTAARAGRVARVFQDPLTGSCGALSIEENLALAARRGERRGLASALGPQRRAHFRERIAELNLGLENRMRDRMDLLSGGQRQAVSLVMATLAGSDVLLLDEHTAALDPGMAEFIMTLTQKIVSERKLTTLMVTHSMRQALDYGHRTVMLHGGEIVLDVAGENRKTLQVEDLIAMFRKMRGQTLDDDALLIG from the coding sequence ATGATCTCCGTTTCCGATATCAAGGTCGTCTTCGGCAAGGGCACGCCGCTGCAGAAGCAGGCGCTGAACGGTGTCAGCCTCACCATTGCGGAAGGCGAATTCGTCACCGTCATCGGCTCGAACGGCGCCGGCAAGTCGACGCTGCTCGGCGTTCTCGCCGGCGACGTCATCGCCAGCGAGGGCCAGGTGAAGATCGGCACCGCCGATGTGACCCGCCAGGGCACCGCCGCCCGCGCCGGCCGCGTCGCCCGCGTCTTCCAGGATCCGCTGACGGGTAGCTGCGGCGCGCTCTCCATCGAGGAGAACCTTGCGCTTGCGGCCCGTCGCGGCGAACGGCGCGGCCTCGCTTCGGCCCTCGGTCCGCAGCGCCGCGCGCATTTCCGCGAGCGCATCGCCGAACTCAATCTCGGCCTCGAGAACCGCATGCGCGACCGCATGGACCTGCTTTCCGGCGGCCAGCGGCAGGCGGTTTCCCTCGTCATGGCGACGCTTGCCGGCTCCGACGTGCTTCTGCTCGACGAGCATACCGCTGCGCTCGATCCGGGCATGGCCGAATTCATCATGACCCTGACGCAGAAGATCGTGTCGGAGCGCAAGCTGACGACGCTGATGGTGACGCATTCGATGCGTCAGGCGCTCGATTACGGCCACCGCACCGTCATGCTGCATGGCGGCGAGATCGTGCTGGACGTGGCCGGGGAGAACCGCAAGACCCTTCAGGTCGAGGACCTCATCGCCATGTTCCGTAAGATGCGCGGCCAGACGCTGGATGACGATGCGTTGCTGATCGGCTGA
- a CDS encoding acetyl-CoA C-acetyltransferase, with the protein MSTPSIVIASAARTAVGSFNGAFANTPAHELGATVISAVLERAGVAAGEVNEVILGQVLPAGEGQNPARQAAMKAGVPQEATAWGMNQLCGSGLRAVALGMQQIATGDASIIVAGGMESMSMAPHCAHLRGGVKMGDFKMIDTMIKDGLTDAFYGYHMGTTAENVAKQWQLSRDEQDAFAVASQNKAEAAQKDGRFKDEIVPFIVKGRKGDITVDADEYIRHGATLDSMAKLRPAFDKEGTVTAGNASGLNDGAAAALLMSEAEASRRGIQPLGRIVSWATVGVDPKVMGTGPIPASRKALERAGWKIGDLDLVEANEAFAAQACAVNKDLGWDPSIVNVNGGAIAIGHPIGASGARILNTLLFEMKRRGARKGLATLCIGGGMGVAMCIESL; encoded by the coding sequence ATGAGCACCCCGTCCATCGTCATCGCCAGCGCCGCCCGCACCGCGGTCGGTTCCTTCAACGGCGCTTTCGCCAACACGCCCGCCCATGAACTCGGGGCGACCGTGATTTCGGCGGTTCTCGAGCGCGCGGGCGTTGCGGCGGGCGAGGTGAACGAGGTGATTCTCGGCCAGGTGCTGCCGGCCGGCGAAGGCCAGAACCCGGCCCGCCAGGCCGCCATGAAGGCCGGCGTGCCGCAGGAGGCGACCGCCTGGGGCATGAACCAGCTTTGCGGCTCGGGCCTGCGCGCCGTCGCGCTCGGCATGCAGCAGATCGCCACGGGCGATGCGAGCATCATCGTCGCCGGCGGCATGGAATCCATGTCCATGGCCCCGCATTGCGCGCATCTGCGCGGCGGCGTGAAGATGGGCGATTTCAAGATGATCGACACGATGATCAAGGACGGCCTGACCGACGCCTTCTACGGCTACCACATGGGCACGACCGCCGAGAATGTCGCCAAGCAGTGGCAGCTTTCCCGCGACGAGCAGGACGCCTTCGCCGTCGCCTCGCAGAACAAGGCCGAGGCCGCCCAGAAGGACGGCCGCTTCAAGGACGAGATCGTTCCCTTCATCGTCAAGGGCCGCAAGGGCGACATCACGGTCGATGCCGACGAATATATCCGCCACGGCGCGACGCTCGATTCCATGGCGAAGCTCCGCCCGGCCTTCGACAAGGAAGGCACGGTGACGGCCGGCAACGCCTCCGGCCTCAATGACGGCGCGGCCGCGGCCCTCCTGATGAGCGAAGCGGAAGCCTCGCGCCGCGGCATCCAGCCGCTCGGCCGCATCGTTTCCTGGGCGACGGTCGGCGTCGATCCCAAGGTCATGGGCACCGGCCCGATCCCGGCCTCCCGCAAGGCGCTCGAGCGCGCCGGCTGGAAGATCGGCGATCTCGACCTCGTGGAAGCCAACGAAGCCTTCGCGGCGCAGGCCTGCGCGGTCAACAAGGACCTCGGCTGGGATCCGTCCATCGTCAACGTCAACGGCGGTGCCATCGCCATCGGCCACCCGATCGGCGCGTCCGGCGCCCGCATCCTCAACACGCTCCTCTTCGAGATGAAGCGTCGCGGCGCCCGCAAGGGTCTCGCCACGCTCTGCATCGGCGGCGGCATGGGCGTGGCGATGTGCATCGAGAGCCTTTAG
- a CDS encoding ABC transporter permease, with product MSLIAFWGAVELGLVYAFVAIGVYLAFRVLDFPDLTVDGSFPLGAAVAAVLIIAGLNPWLAAAVAMAAGAVAGLVTAMLNVRFRILNLLASILTMIALFSVNLRVMGKPNVALINADTMISPFFGLGLRDFYVRPLFVGILVVIAVILVWRFLESDAGLSMRATGANARMARAQGVNTNKQIYLGIALSNALVALGGALFAQTNGFADVTSGVGTIVVGLAAVIIGETLFGARGILMALIGCVLGSILYRIAIQLALSSDVLGLQASDLNFVTALLVTVALVLPRLRRGGAA from the coding sequence GTGAGCCTGATTGCCTTCTGGGGTGCCGTCGAACTGGGGCTGGTCTATGCCTTCGTCGCGATCGGCGTTTACCTTGCCTTCCGCGTGCTGGATTTTCCGGACCTCACCGTCGACGGGTCCTTCCCGCTGGGTGCGGCCGTCGCGGCCGTGCTGATCATCGCGGGCCTCAACCCCTGGCTTGCCGCCGCCGTCGCCATGGCGGCCGGCGCGGTTGCCGGCCTCGTCACGGCCATGCTGAATGTCAGGTTCCGCATCCTCAACCTGCTCGCCTCGATCCTCACCATGATCGCGCTGTTCTCGGTGAACCTGCGCGTCATGGGCAAGCCGAATGTCGCGCTCATCAATGCGGATACGATGATCAGCCCGTTCTTCGGGCTTGGCCTGCGTGATTTCTACGTGCGCCCACTCTTCGTCGGCATCCTCGTCGTCATCGCCGTCATCCTCGTCTGGCGCTTCCTCGAAAGCGACGCGGGCCTGTCGATGCGTGCGACCGGCGCGAATGCCCGCATGGCCCGCGCCCAGGGCGTCAATACGAACAAGCAGATCTATCTCGGCATCGCGCTTTCCAACGCGCTGGTCGCCCTCGGCGGTGCGCTCTTCGCGCAGACCAACGGCTTTGCCGACGTCACCTCCGGTGTCGGCACCATCGTCGTCGGCCTTGCCGCCGTCATCATCGGTGAGACGCTGTTCGGCGCGCGCGGCATCCTCATGGCGCTGATCGGCTGCGTGCTCGGCTCGATCCTCTATCGTATCGCCATCCAGCTCGCGCTCTCTTCCGACGTGCTCGGCCTGCAGGCCTCGGACCTCAATTTCGTGACGGCCCTGCTCGTCACCGTGGCGCTCGTGCTGCCGCGCCTTCGCCGCGGGGGAGCCGCCTGA